From the Prunus dulcis chromosome 4, ALMONDv2, whole genome shotgun sequence genome, one window contains:
- the LOC117624877 gene encoding probable WRKY transcription factor 31 isoform X2 has translation MDKGWGLTLDSESFGFFLNKPPAAVKLDHHQNNSKRSNFFGGERMFPGIEFPVKLGGREDQLAAPQPSIHDNNNRVVVDEVDFFSDRKNKHNTTTTDDDHQDMKSNGTISVKKENWTGLDVNLAQLQVELQRMSSENLRLKEMLGQVTNNYSALQMHVAAVMQQQQQQQNHTAAADQSSQLNHDQNVEAKSDQEKKQGLVPRQFLNLGPRATAETDDQVSNSSSEARTRSASPQNINEAASSKDHHLKKNDHPIGPLDPENSNNFRDGKRVGREESPESESQGWVPNKAPKLNSAANKPIDQSTEATMRKARVSVRARSEAPMITDGCQWRKYGQKMAKGNPCPRAYYRCTMAVGCPVRKQVQRCAEDRTILITTYEGNHNHPLPPAAMAMASTTTAAASMLLSGSMSSADGIMNPNNLLARAILPCSSSVATISASAPFPTVTLDLTTTPLQFQRPQSQFQVPFPGQQPQLPQVFGQALYNQSKFSGLQLSQDLMGSNSQQQQQHLPHQTQSASFADTVSAATAAITADPTFTAALAAAITSIIGGGHPNNNNNNSASTTSNNSNGGNNNNSNSKMSGFPGH, from the exons ATGGACAAAGGATGGGGGCTCACCCTTGATTCTGAATCCTTCGGCTTCTTCCTCAACAAGCCCCCGGCTGCGGTTAAGCTTGATCATCATCAAAACAACAGCAAGAGAAGCAATTTTTTTGGTGGAGAAAGGATGTTTCCGGGTATTGAATTCCCCGTCAAACTTGGCGGCAGGGAAGACCAGCTGGCTGCTCCACAGCCATCCATTCATGACAACAATAATCGTGTGGTTGTGGATGAGGTCGACTTCTTTTCTGATCGTAAGAATAAGCACAATACAACCACCACTGATGATGATCATCAGGATATGAAATCCAACGGTACAATCAGCGTCAAGAAGGAGAATTGGACTGGCTTGGATGTAAAT CTGGCACAGTTGCAAGTGGAGCTCCAACGTATGAGTTCTGAAAATCTGAGGCTGAAAGAAATGCTTGGTCAGGTGACCAACAACTACAGTGCTCTGCAGATGCATGTTGCGGCTGTAATgcaacaacagcagcagcagcaaaatCACACAGCCGCGGCTGATCAAAGCTCTCAATTAAACCATGATCAG AATGTTGAAGCAAAGTCTGATCAAGAGAAGAAACAAGGGTTGGTGCCAAGGCAGTTTCTAAACTTGGGCCCCAGAGCCACAGCCGAGACCGATGACCAAGTTTCCAATTCTTCATCAGAAGCCAGAACCCGATCGGCTTCACCTCAGAACATTAATGAAGCTGCATCATCAAAAGATCATCACCTGAAGAAAAATGATCATCCTATTGGTCCGTTGGATCCCGAAAACTCTAACAATTTCAGGGATGGTAAAAGGGTTGGAAGGGAAGAGAGTCCTGAATCTGAATCACAAGGCTGGGTGCCCAACAAGGCTCCCAAGCTCAACTCTGCAGCTAATAAGCCAATTGATCAATCCACCGAGGCCACCATGAGGAAAGCCCGCGTATCGGTTCGCGCCAGATCAGAAGCTCCCATG ATTACTGATGGATGTCAATGGCGAAAATACGGACAAAAGATGGCAAAAGGAAACCCATGTCCTCGTGCATATTATAGGTGTACCATGGCTGTTGGTTGTCCTGTTCGCAAACAA GTACAACGTTGTGCTGAGGACAGAACCATATTGATCACAACATATGAAGGAAACCATAACCACCCTCTGCCTCCAGCTGCAATGGCCATGGCATCAAccacaacagcagcagcaagcATGTTGCTTTCGGGCTCCATGTCAAGCGCAGATGGGATAATGAACCCAAACAATTTGCTAGCCAGAGCAATTCTTCCATGCTCATCAAGTGTGGCAACAATCTCAGCCTCAGCTCCTTTCCCTACTGTCACATTGGACCTCACCACCACCCCATTACAGTTCCAAAGACCACAGTCCCAATTTCAAGTTCCTTTCCCAGGGCAACAGCCACAACTGCCTCAAGTTTTTGGACAGGCCCTTTATAACCAATCAAAGTTTTCTGGGCTTCAGCTGTCCCAGGATTTAATGGGGTCTAATTCccaacagcagcaacaacattTGCCGCATCAAACTCAGTCTGCCTCGTTCGCTGACACGGTGAGTGCCGCTACAGCTGCCATAACTGCCGACCCAACTTTCACTGCTGCCCTTGCCGCCGCCATCACCTCCATCATCGGTGGAGGTCATCcgaacaacaacaacaacaacagcgcCTCGACGACCTCCAACAACAGCAATGGaggcaacaacaacaacagcaacagcaaaaTGAGCGGCTTCCCAGGACATTAA
- the LOC117624877 gene encoding probable WRKY transcription factor 31 isoform X1, translating to MDKGWGLTLDSESFGFFLNKPPAAVKLDHHQNNSKRSNFFGGERMFPGIEFPVKLGGREDQLAAPQPSIHDNNNRVVVDEVDFFSDRKNKHNTTTTDDDHQDMKSNGTISVKKENWTGLDVNTGLHLVTANTGSDQSMVDDGISSDMDNKRAKNHELAQLQVELQRMSSENLRLKEMLGQVTNNYSALQMHVAAVMQQQQQQQNHTAAADQSSQLNHDQNVEAKSDQEKKQGLVPRQFLNLGPRATAETDDQVSNSSSEARTRSASPQNINEAASSKDHHLKKNDHPIGPLDPENSNNFRDGKRVGREESPESESQGWVPNKAPKLNSAANKPIDQSTEATMRKARVSVRARSEAPMITDGCQWRKYGQKMAKGNPCPRAYYRCTMAVGCPVRKQVQRCAEDRTILITTYEGNHNHPLPPAAMAMASTTTAAASMLLSGSMSSADGIMNPNNLLARAILPCSSSVATISASAPFPTVTLDLTTTPLQFQRPQSQFQVPFPGQQPQLPQVFGQALYNQSKFSGLQLSQDLMGSNSQQQQQHLPHQTQSASFADTVSAATAAITADPTFTAALAAAITSIIGGGHPNNNNNNSASTTSNNSNGGNNNNSNSKMSGFPGH from the exons ATGGACAAAGGATGGGGGCTCACCCTTGATTCTGAATCCTTCGGCTTCTTCCTCAACAAGCCCCCGGCTGCGGTTAAGCTTGATCATCATCAAAACAACAGCAAGAGAAGCAATTTTTTTGGTGGAGAAAGGATGTTTCCGGGTATTGAATTCCCCGTCAAACTTGGCGGCAGGGAAGACCAGCTGGCTGCTCCACAGCCATCCATTCATGACAACAATAATCGTGTGGTTGTGGATGAGGTCGACTTCTTTTCTGATCGTAAGAATAAGCACAATACAACCACCACTGATGATGATCATCAGGATATGAAATCCAACGGTACAATCAGCGTCAAGAAGGAGAATTGGACTGGCTTGGATGTAAAT ACTGGCTTGCACCTTGTTACTGCTAACACCGGAAGTGATCAGTCAATGGTTGATGATGGGATTTCATCCGATATGGATAACAAAAGGGCAAAGAATCATGAG CTGGCACAGTTGCAAGTGGAGCTCCAACGTATGAGTTCTGAAAATCTGAGGCTGAAAGAAATGCTTGGTCAGGTGACCAACAACTACAGTGCTCTGCAGATGCATGTTGCGGCTGTAATgcaacaacagcagcagcagcaaaatCACACAGCCGCGGCTGATCAAAGCTCTCAATTAAACCATGATCAG AATGTTGAAGCAAAGTCTGATCAAGAGAAGAAACAAGGGTTGGTGCCAAGGCAGTTTCTAAACTTGGGCCCCAGAGCCACAGCCGAGACCGATGACCAAGTTTCCAATTCTTCATCAGAAGCCAGAACCCGATCGGCTTCACCTCAGAACATTAATGAAGCTGCATCATCAAAAGATCATCACCTGAAGAAAAATGATCATCCTATTGGTCCGTTGGATCCCGAAAACTCTAACAATTTCAGGGATGGTAAAAGGGTTGGAAGGGAAGAGAGTCCTGAATCTGAATCACAAGGCTGGGTGCCCAACAAGGCTCCCAAGCTCAACTCTGCAGCTAATAAGCCAATTGATCAATCCACCGAGGCCACCATGAGGAAAGCCCGCGTATCGGTTCGCGCCAGATCAGAAGCTCCCATG ATTACTGATGGATGTCAATGGCGAAAATACGGACAAAAGATGGCAAAAGGAAACCCATGTCCTCGTGCATATTATAGGTGTACCATGGCTGTTGGTTGTCCTGTTCGCAAACAA GTACAACGTTGTGCTGAGGACAGAACCATATTGATCACAACATATGAAGGAAACCATAACCACCCTCTGCCTCCAGCTGCAATGGCCATGGCATCAAccacaacagcagcagcaagcATGTTGCTTTCGGGCTCCATGTCAAGCGCAGATGGGATAATGAACCCAAACAATTTGCTAGCCAGAGCAATTCTTCCATGCTCATCAAGTGTGGCAACAATCTCAGCCTCAGCTCCTTTCCCTACTGTCACATTGGACCTCACCACCACCCCATTACAGTTCCAAAGACCACAGTCCCAATTTCAAGTTCCTTTCCCAGGGCAACAGCCACAACTGCCTCAAGTTTTTGGACAGGCCCTTTATAACCAATCAAAGTTTTCTGGGCTTCAGCTGTCCCAGGATTTAATGGGGTCTAATTCccaacagcagcaacaacattTGCCGCATCAAACTCAGTCTGCCTCGTTCGCTGACACGGTGAGTGCCGCTACAGCTGCCATAACTGCCGACCCAACTTTCACTGCTGCCCTTGCCGCCGCCATCACCTCCATCATCGGTGGAGGTCATCcgaacaacaacaacaacaacagcgcCTCGACGACCTCCAACAACAGCAATGGaggcaacaacaacaacagcaacagcaaaaTGAGCGGCTTCCCAGGACATTAA